A portion of the Victivallis lenta genome contains these proteins:
- a CDS encoding sugar phosphate isomerase/epimerase family protein yields MKYGIYYAYWEQEWTADYFKYIEKAARLGFDCLEIACTPLPEYSASKLADLRKCAADHGIFLTAGHGPNASQNLASADPAVAAGAKKFYVDLLRKLEILDIHTIGGGIYSYWPVDYSRPVDKAGDWARSVANVREVGRVARDCGVDYCLEVLNRFEGYLLNTAAEGVAFVREVDVPAVKVMLDTFHMNIEEDDIGGAIRSAKGVLGHFHTGECNRRVPGKGRTPWHEIACALRDIDYRGSVVMEPFVRMGGTVGSDIKIWRDISCGADEARLDADAASALEFERYMFETL; encoded by the coding sequence ATGAAATACGGAATTTATTACGCCTACTGGGAACAGGAGTGGACCGCCGACTATTTCAAGTATATTGAAAAGGCGGCCCGGCTCGGGTTCGATTGTCTCGAGATTGCCTGCACCCCGCTGCCGGAGTACTCCGCGTCAAAACTCGCCGACCTCAGGAAATGCGCCGCCGACCACGGCATTTTCCTGACTGCCGGACACGGCCCGAACGCCTCTCAGAACCTCGCCAGCGCCGATCCGGCCGTAGCTGCCGGCGCGAAAAAGTTCTATGTCGATCTGCTCAGGAAACTTGAGATCCTCGATATCCACACCATCGGCGGCGGCATTTACAGCTACTGGCCGGTCGATTACTCCAGGCCGGTCGACAAGGCCGGAGACTGGGCCCGCAGCGTCGCAAACGTCCGCGAAGTCGGCAGGGTCGCCCGCGATTGCGGCGTGGATTACTGTCTCGAGGTCCTGAACCGCTTCGAGGGGTATTTGCTCAACACCGCCGCCGAGGGAGTGGCGTTCGTGCGCGAAGTCGATGTGCCGGCCGTCAAGGTCATGCTCGACACCTTCCATATGAATATCGAAGAGGACGACATCGGCGGCGCGATCCGCTCCGCGAAGGGCGTGCTCGGGCATTTTCACACCGGCGAATGCAACCGACGGGTTCCCGGCAAAGGGCGCACCCCGTGGCATGAAATCGCCTGCGCGCTCCGCGACATCGACTACCGGGGCAGTGTGGTCATGGAACCTTTCGTCCGCATGGGCGGCACCGTCGGCAGCGATATCAAAATCTGGCGCGACATCAGCTGCGGCGCCGATGAAGCGCGGCTCGATGCCGATGCGGCGTCCGCACTCGAATTTGAACGTTATATGTTTGAAACTCTCTGA